Proteins from a single region of Streptomyces glaucescens:
- a CDS encoding GuaB1 family IMP dehydrogenase-related protein, translating to MRFLNDLQPSYDLTYDDVFMVPRRSAVGSRQGVDLSSPDGSGTTIPLVVANMTAIAGRRMAETVARRGGLVVIPQDIPIEVVTDVVSWVKSRHLVLDTPIVLAPHQTVADALSLLPKRAHNAGVVVDEEQRPVGVVTDRDLTGVDRFTQLEVVMSKDLLLLDADIDPREAFNTLDHHNRRYAPAVDRDGRLAGILTRKGALRATLYTPAVDARGRLRAAAAVGINGDVAGKAKQLLDAGVDTLVIDTAHGHQESMISAIRTVRALDPQVPIVAGNIVSAEGVKDLIDAGADIIKVGVGPGAMCTTRMMTGVGRPQFSAVLECAAEAKKYGKHVWADGGVRHPRDVAMALAAGASNVMIGSWFAGTYESPGDLQHDADGRAYKESFGMASARAVRNRTSEESAYDRARKALFEEGISTSRMFLDPARPGVEDLIDSIIAGVRSSCTYAGAASLEEFAEKAVVGVQSAAGYAEGKPLHASWS from the coding sequence GTGCGTTTCCTCAACGACCTCCAGCCCTCGTACGACCTGACGTACGACGACGTGTTCATGGTGCCCCGCCGCAGCGCGGTCGGCTCCCGCCAGGGCGTGGACCTCAGCTCCCCGGACGGCTCGGGCACCACGATCCCGCTCGTCGTCGCCAACATGACCGCCATCGCCGGCCGCCGCATGGCCGAGACGGTGGCCCGGCGCGGCGGCCTCGTCGTCATCCCGCAGGACATCCCGATCGAGGTCGTCACCGACGTCGTCTCCTGGGTCAAGAGCCGCCACCTGGTGCTCGACACACCGATCGTGCTCGCTCCCCACCAGACCGTCGCCGACGCGCTGTCCCTGCTGCCCAAGCGGGCCCACAACGCCGGGGTCGTCGTCGACGAGGAGCAGCGCCCGGTCGGCGTCGTCACCGACCGGGACCTCACCGGGGTCGACCGCTTCACCCAGCTCGAAGTGGTCATGTCCAAGGACCTGCTCCTGCTGGACGCCGACATCGACCCGCGCGAGGCCTTCAACACGCTCGACCACCACAACCGGCGCTACGCCCCGGCGGTCGACCGGGACGGCAGGCTCGCCGGCATCCTCACCCGCAAGGGCGCCCTGCGGGCCACGCTCTACACCCCTGCCGTCGACGCCCGCGGCAGGCTGCGCGCGGCCGCCGCCGTCGGCATCAACGGCGATGTGGCGGGCAAGGCCAAGCAGCTGCTCGACGCGGGCGTCGACACCCTCGTCATCGACACCGCGCACGGCCACCAGGAGTCGATGATCAGCGCCATCCGGACGGTGCGCGCGCTCGACCCGCAGGTGCCGATCGTGGCGGGCAACATCGTGTCCGCCGAGGGCGTCAAGGACCTGATCGACGCGGGGGCCGACATCATCAAGGTCGGCGTCGGCCCCGGCGCCATGTGCACCACCCGCATGATGACCGGCGTCGGCCGGCCGCAGTTCTCCGCGGTGCTGGAGTGCGCCGCCGAGGCGAAGAAGTACGGCAAGCACGTGTGGGCCGACGGCGGTGTCCGCCACCCGCGCGACGTGGCGATGGCCCTGGCCGCCGGCGCGTCCAACGTGATGATCGGCTCCTGGTTCGCGGGCACCTACGAGTCCCCGGGCGACCTCCAGCACGACGCCGACGGCCGTGCCTACAAGGAGTCGTTCGGCATGGCCTCCGCCCGTGCCGTGCGCAACCGGACCTCGGAGGAGTCGGCCTACGACCGCGCCCGCAAGGCGCTGTTCGAGGAGGGCATCTCCACCTCCCGGATGTTCCTCGACCCGGCCCGCCCGGGCGTCGAGGACCTGATCGACTCGATCATCGCGGGCGTCCGCTCCTCGTGCACCTACGCCGGTGCCGCGTCCCTGGAGGAGTTCGCCGAGAAGGCCGTCGTCGGCGTCCAGAGCGCCGCCGGCTACGCCGAGGGCAAGCCGCTGCACGCCAGCTGGAGCTGA
- a CDS encoding barstar family protein, translating into MTERVVTVDLAGVTDKAGLMDRCARALGLPEWFGRNWDALADSLGDHTLWPEGAVQDGLLVVVRHWQEYAAARPEEWRTAREVFALAADHTPALSVTLALGGTSQRLPDQPG; encoded by the coding sequence ATGACGGAACGCGTGGTCACCGTCGATCTCGCCGGGGTGACCGACAAGGCGGGCCTGATGGACCGGTGCGCGCGCGCCCTCGGCCTGCCCGAGTGGTTCGGGCGCAACTGGGACGCCCTCGCCGACAGCCTCGGCGACCACACCCTGTGGCCGGAGGGCGCCGTGCAGGACGGACTGCTGGTCGTCGTACGCCACTGGCAGGAGTACGCCGCGGCACGGCCCGAGGAGTGGCGCACGGCGCGGGAGGTGTTCGCCCTGGCGGCGGACCACACGCCGGCCCTCTCCGTCACCCTCGCCCTTGGAGGAACCTCCCAACGCCTGCCCGACCAGCCTGGATGA
- a CDS encoding ribonuclease domain-containing protein — MLLRFVSRVLLCLLTLLAGCAGTESSAPASAPPWAEGMATVREADLPAEARETLALIDRGGPFPYDRDGAVFGNFERLLPAHERGYYREYTVRTPGSPDRGARRLVTGRGGETYYTDDHYDSFRAVLR; from the coding sequence ATGCTGCTGCGGTTCGTCTCCCGGGTGCTGCTCTGCCTGCTCACGCTGCTCGCCGGGTGTGCCGGCACCGAGTCCTCGGCCCCGGCCTCCGCTCCGCCGTGGGCCGAGGGCATGGCCACCGTGCGGGAGGCGGACCTGCCCGCCGAGGCCCGGGAGACGCTGGCCCTCATCGACCGGGGCGGGCCCTTCCCGTACGACCGGGACGGCGCCGTCTTCGGGAACTTCGAGCGGCTGCTGCCCGCGCACGAGCGGGGCTACTACCGCGAGTACACCGTCCGGACCCCCGGTTCGCCCGACCGCGGGGCGCGACGCCTCGTCACCGGGCGGGGCGGCGAGACCTACTACACCGACGATCACTACGACTCGTTCAGGGCGGTGCTGAGATGA
- a CDS encoding sugar-binding transcriptional regulator, whose product MNSSEEIAVSGMSAGRSAMRMGPAELVQAAAMARRFYLEGKSKIQIAEEFGVSRFKVARVLETALERDLVRIEIRVPAELDAERSDALRARYGLRHAVVVESPAEATESPDPENLGEVAADLLGELVNEGDVLGLAWGRSTIHMAAALDRLPPCTVVQLTGVYDAGTAERGSVEAVRRAAQVSGGDAHPIYAPMLLPDAATAAALRNQTGIARAFEYFDKVTVACVSIGSWEPGISTVHDMLSDEERAHYASLGVAAEMSAHLFDAEGRRIGRDLGERCITVKADQLRRIPEVVAIAGGQRKGPAIDAVLRSGLVTSLVTDTSAADFLLAAGPAPRPALNRADPDGN is encoded by the coding sequence GTGAACAGCAGTGAGGAGATCGCCGTGTCGGGTATGTCGGCGGGCCGGTCAGCCATGCGGATGGGACCCGCTGAGCTGGTGCAGGCGGCGGCCATGGCCCGCCGCTTCTACCTCGAGGGCAAGTCCAAGATCCAGATCGCGGAGGAGTTCGGCGTCAGCCGCTTCAAGGTGGCCCGGGTCCTGGAGACCGCCCTCGAACGGGACCTCGTACGCATCGAGATCCGCGTCCCGGCCGAGCTGGACGCCGAGCGCTCCGATGCGCTGCGCGCCCGCTACGGCCTCAGGCACGCCGTCGTGGTCGAGTCCCCGGCCGAGGCGACGGAGTCACCCGACCCCGAGAACCTGGGGGAGGTGGCCGCCGACCTGCTCGGCGAGCTGGTCAACGAGGGCGACGTGCTGGGCCTGGCCTGGGGCCGCTCCACCATCCACATGGCCGCGGCGCTCGACCGGCTGCCGCCGTGCACGGTGGTGCAGCTGACGGGTGTGTACGACGCCGGGACCGCCGAGCGCGGCTCGGTCGAGGCGGTTCGGCGCGCCGCCCAGGTCTCGGGCGGTGACGCCCACCCCATCTACGCGCCGATGCTGCTGCCGGACGCGGCCACCGCGGCGGCGCTGCGGAACCAGACCGGTATCGCCCGGGCCTTCGAGTACTTCGACAAGGTCACGGTCGCCTGCGTCTCCATCGGCTCCTGGGAGCCCGGCATCTCGACGGTGCACGACATGCTCAGCGACGAGGAGCGGGCGCACTACGCCTCCCTCGGAGTGGCCGCCGAGATGTCCGCGCACCTCTTCGACGCCGAGGGCCGCCGGATCGGCCGGGACCTGGGCGAGCGGTGCATCACGGTCAAGGCCGACCAGCTGCGCCGTATCCCCGAGGTCGTGGCGATCGCGGGCGGGCAGCGCAAGGGTCCCGCGATCGACGCCGTGCTGCGCTCCGGACTGGTCACCAGCCTCGTCACGGACACCTCGGCCGCGGACTTCCTGCTGGCGGCCGGACCGGCGCCGCGGCCCGCGCTGAACCGCGCGGACCCCGACGGGAACTGA
- the rpe gene encoding ribulose-phosphate 3-epimerase: MAVQINPSILSADFARLADEAKAVEGADWLHVDVMDNHFVPNLTLGVPVVESLARATDTPLDCHLMIEAPDRWAPQYVEAGASSVTFHVEAAAAPVRLAREIRAKGARASMALKPATPIEPYEDLLPELDMLLIMTVEPGFGGQAFLDIMLPKIRRTRELIGKHGLELWLQVDGGVSASTIERCADAGADVFVAGSAVYGASDPAEAVRALRTQAEAATAKASWACDH, from the coding sequence ATGGCCGTGCAGATCAACCCCAGCATCCTGTCCGCCGACTTCGCCCGTCTCGCCGACGAGGCGAAGGCGGTCGAGGGAGCCGACTGGCTCCACGTCGACGTCATGGACAACCATTTCGTCCCCAACCTCACGCTCGGCGTGCCGGTCGTGGAGTCCCTGGCCCGCGCGACGGACACCCCGCTGGACTGCCACCTGATGATCGAGGCCCCCGACCGGTGGGCACCCCAGTACGTCGAGGCGGGCGCCTCCTCCGTCACCTTCCACGTGGAGGCGGCCGCCGCCCCGGTGCGGCTGGCGCGGGAGATCCGGGCCAAGGGCGCCCGCGCCTCGATGGCGCTGAAGCCCGCCACCCCGATCGAGCCGTACGAGGACCTGCTCCCGGAGCTGGACATGCTGCTCATCATGACGGTGGAGCCGGGCTTCGGCGGCCAGGCGTTCCTCGACATCATGCTGCCGAAGATCCGCCGCACCAGGGAGCTGATCGGCAAGCACGGGCTCGAGCTGTGGCTCCAGGTGGACGGCGGCGTCTCGGCCTCCACCATCGAGCGGTGCGCCGACGCCGGCGCCGATGTCTTCGTGGCCGGATCGGCGGTCTACGGGGCATCCGACCCGGCCGAGGCGGTACGTGCACTGCGCACCCAGGCGGAGGCGGCCACCGCCAAGGCGTCGTGGGCGTGCGACCACTGA
- a CDS encoding RsmB/NOP family class I SAM-dependent RNA methyltransferase, whose product MSDTSRRPRRTGKPYRRPKKDPVRILAFEALRAVDERDAYANLVLPPLLRKAREKEGPEGFDGRDAALATELVYGTLRRQGTYDAVISACVDRPLREVDPPVLDVLSLGAHQLLGTRIPPHAAVSATVELARVVLGDGRAKFVNAVLRKVAQHDLDGWLERVAPPYEDDPEDHLAVVHSHPRWVVSALWDSLGGGRAGIEELLAADNERPEVTLVARPGRATTAELLDEDAAVPGRWSPYAVRLTEGGEPGAVPAVREGRAGVQDEGSQLVALALAGAPLDGPDEKWLDACAGPGGKAALLAALAAERGATLLASERQTHRAGLVARALHGNPGPYQVIAADGTRPPWRPGTFDRVLVDVPCTGLGALRRRPEARWRRRPEDLDGFAPLQRALLRTALESVRVGGVVGYATCSPLLAETRAVVADLLKQFPDAELIDARPSLPGVPDLGTGPDVQLWPHLHGTDAMYLALIRRTA is encoded by the coding sequence GTGAGCGACACCTCCCGGCGGCCCCGCAGGACCGGCAAGCCCTACCGGCGGCCCAAGAAGGACCCCGTTCGCATCCTCGCCTTCGAGGCGCTGCGCGCCGTGGACGAGCGGGACGCCTACGCCAACCTCGTGCTGCCGCCGCTGCTGCGCAAGGCGCGCGAGAAGGAGGGGCCCGAGGGGTTCGACGGGCGGGACGCCGCGCTGGCCACCGAGCTGGTGTACGGGACGCTGCGCCGGCAGGGCACCTACGACGCGGTGATCTCCGCCTGTGTCGACCGGCCGCTGCGGGAGGTCGACCCGCCGGTGCTGGACGTGCTCAGCCTCGGCGCGCACCAGCTGCTCGGCACCCGCATCCCCCCGCACGCCGCCGTGTCCGCCACCGTCGAGCTGGCCCGCGTGGTGCTCGGTGACGGGCGCGCCAAGTTCGTCAACGCCGTGCTGCGCAAGGTCGCCCAGCACGATCTGGACGGCTGGCTGGAGCGGGTCGCGCCGCCCTACGAGGACGACCCCGAGGACCACCTCGCCGTCGTCCACTCCCACCCCCGCTGGGTCGTCTCCGCCCTGTGGGACTCCCTCGGCGGCGGCCGGGCCGGCATCGAGGAACTGCTGGCGGCCGACAACGAGCGGCCCGAGGTGACCCTGGTCGCCCGCCCGGGCCGGGCCACGACCGCGGAACTCCTCGATGAGGACGCCGCCGTGCCGGGGCGCTGGTCGCCGTACGCCGTCCGGCTCACCGAGGGCGGCGAGCCCGGCGCGGTCCCGGCCGTGCGCGAGGGCCGGGCCGGGGTGCAGGACGAGGGCAGCCAGCTCGTCGCCCTGGCGCTCGCCGGCGCGCCGCTGGACGGGCCGGACGAGAAGTGGCTCGACGCGTGCGCCGGGCCGGGCGGCAAGGCGGCGCTGCTCGCCGCGCTCGCCGCCGAGCGGGGCGCCACCCTGCTCGCCTCCGAACGCCAGACCCACCGGGCCGGGCTGGTCGCCAGGGCCCTGCACGGCAACCCCGGCCCCTACCAGGTCATCGCCGCCGACGGCACCCGCCCGCCGTGGCGTCCCGGCACCTTCGACCGGGTGCTGGTGGACGTGCCCTGCACGGGGCTCGGCGCGCTGCGCCGCCGCCCCGAGGCCCGCTGGCGGCGCCGTCCGGAGGACCTGGACGGCTTCGCGCCGCTCCAGCGCGCCCTGCTGCGCACCGCCCTGGAGTCCGTCCGCGTCGGCGGCGTCGTCGGCTACGCCACCTGCTCGCCGCTGCTCGCCGAGACCCGGGCCGTCGTCGCCGACCTGCTCAAGCAGTTCCCGGACGCCGAACTGATCGACGCCCGGCCGTCCCTGCCCGGTGTCCCGGATCTCGGCACGGGACCGGACGTCCAGCTCTGGCCGCACCTGCACGGCACGGACGCGATGTACCTGGCGCTGATCCGCCGCACCGCCTGA
- the fmt gene encoding methionyl-tRNA formyltransferase, protein MKLVFAGTPEVAVPALDALLASGRHEVAAVVTRPDAPAGRGRRLVASPVAERAEEAGIEVLKPAKPRDPEFLDRLRAIAPDCCPVVAYGALLPRVALDIPAHGWVNLHFSLLPAWRGAAPVQHSVMAGDEITGATTFLIEEGLDSGPVYGTVTEEIRPTDTSGDLLTRLAFAGAGLLAATMDGIEDGTLKAVPQPADGVTLAPKITVEDARIDWTAPALRVDRVVRGCTPAPGAWTTFRGERLKLVQVAVVPERTDLAPGRLSVGKNNVYVGTGSHAVELLWVQAQGKKPMRAADWARGVRIADGETVGEAAGV, encoded by the coding sequence ATGAAGCTCGTCTTCGCCGGTACCCCCGAGGTCGCCGTTCCCGCCCTGGACGCACTGCTCGCCTCCGGGCGGCACGAGGTGGCCGCCGTCGTCACCCGCCCGGACGCACCGGCGGGGCGGGGCCGCAGGCTGGTCGCCTCCCCCGTGGCCGAGCGGGCGGAGGAGGCCGGCATCGAGGTGCTGAAGCCGGCGAAGCCGCGGGACCCGGAGTTCCTGGACCGGCTGCGCGCCATCGCCCCGGACTGCTGCCCCGTCGTCGCCTACGGCGCGCTGCTGCCGCGGGTCGCCCTCGACATCCCCGCCCACGGCTGGGTCAACCTGCACTTCTCGCTGCTGCCCGCCTGGCGCGGCGCGGCTCCCGTGCAGCACTCCGTCATGGCCGGGGACGAGATCACCGGCGCCACCACCTTCCTGATCGAGGAGGGGCTCGACTCGGGACCCGTCTACGGCACCGTCACCGAGGAGATCCGCCCCACCGACACCAGCGGCGACCTGCTGACCCGGCTCGCCTTCGCCGGCGCCGGGCTGCTGGCCGCGACCATGGACGGCATCGAGGACGGCACCCTGAAGGCCGTGCCGCAGCCCGCCGACGGTGTCACGCTCGCGCCGAAGATCACCGTCGAGGACGCGCGGATCGACTGGACCGCCCCCGCCCTGCGGGTCGACCGGGTGGTGCGCGGCTGCACCCCGGCGCCGGGGGCGTGGACGACCTTCCGCGGTGAGCGGCTCAAGCTGGTCCAGGTCGCTGTGGTGCCGGAGCGGACGGACCTGGCGCCGGGCCGGCTGTCCGTCGGGAAGAACAACGTGTACGTCGGCACCGGCTCGCACGCCGTGGAGCTGCTGTGGGTGCAGGCCCAGGGCAAGAAGCCGATGCGGGCGGCGGACTGGGCGCGCGGGGTGCGGATCGCCGACGGCGAGACCGTCGGGGAGGCCGCCGGGGTCTAG
- a CDS encoding primosomal protein N', with protein sequence MSSENGQGGGGAEGAPPEQLALIRESVRKAKAPRAKPRTWRGAALAKERPVARVLVDKGVLHLDRYFDYAVPEELDADAQPGVRVRVRFGAGRHRVREGRREGGGLVDGFLIERREESDYAGPLAALAQVVSPEPVLGEELLGLARAVADRYAGSLADVLQLAVPPRSARAEQRPSPAPLPPPGAPGPGTWARYERGAAFLTALASGGAPRAVWHALPGPEWSEELARAVAATLASGRGALVVVPDGRAAARVDAALTSLLGEGRHALLTADAGPEKRYREWLAVRRGSVRAVVGTRAAMFAPVRDLGLVALWDDGDDSHSEPHAPQPHAREVLLLRAAQDKCAFLLGGWSCTVEAAQLVESGWARPLVAGREQVRAAAPLVRTVGDQDLARDEAARAARLPTLAWQAVREGLRHGPVLVQVPRRGYVPRTACARCREPARCRHCAGPLEAPDTGALRCGWCGRGEDSWHCPECGSFRLRAQVVGARRTAEELGRAFPAVPVRTSGREHVLDTVPGTPALVVSTPGAEPVAEGGYAAALLLDGWAMLGRPDLRAGEDALRRWIAAGALVRPQGAGGTVVVVAEPTLRPVQALVRWDPVGHAVRELAERAELGFPPVSRMAAVSGTAEAVAEFLGMVELPREAEVLGPVPVPVAAPGRPRRPGAPPPGEQWERALIRVPPGRGAALAAALKATQAARMARGSAAPVRVRIDPPDIG encoded by the coding sequence GTGAGCAGCGAGAACGGTCAGGGGGGCGGGGGCGCGGAGGGTGCGCCGCCGGAGCAGCTCGCGCTCATCCGGGAGAGCGTGCGAAAGGCCAAGGCGCCGAGGGCCAAGCCGCGGACCTGGCGGGGGGCCGCGCTCGCCAAGGAGCGGCCCGTGGCCCGGGTGCTGGTGGACAAGGGCGTGCTGCACCTCGACCGCTACTTCGACTACGCCGTGCCCGAGGAACTGGACGCCGACGCGCAGCCCGGTGTGCGGGTGCGGGTGCGGTTCGGGGCCGGGCGGCACCGGGTGCGGGAGGGGCGCCGGGAGGGCGGCGGCCTGGTCGACGGTTTCCTGATCGAGCGGCGGGAGGAGTCGGACTACGCCGGTCCGCTGGCCGCGCTGGCGCAGGTCGTCTCGCCCGAGCCCGTCCTCGGCGAGGAGCTGCTGGGGCTGGCCCGGGCGGTCGCCGACCGGTATGCGGGCAGCCTCGCCGACGTGCTCCAGCTGGCCGTGCCGCCGCGCAGCGCACGCGCCGAGCAGCGGCCGTCGCCGGCCCCGCTGCCGCCGCCGGGCGCGCCCGGACCGGGCACCTGGGCGCGGTACGAGCGCGGGGCGGCGTTCCTGACGGCGCTGGCCTCGGGGGGCGCGCCGCGGGCCGTGTGGCACGCGCTGCCCGGTCCGGAGTGGAGCGAGGAGCTGGCCCGGGCCGTCGCCGCGACGCTCGCCTCGGGGCGCGGCGCCCTCGTCGTCGTACCGGACGGGCGGGCCGCGGCCCGCGTCGACGCGGCGCTCACCTCCCTGCTGGGGGAGGGGCGGCACGCGCTGCTCACCGCGGACGCCGGGCCCGAGAAGCGGTACCGCGAGTGGCTGGCCGTCCGGCGGGGTTCCGTGCGGGCGGTGGTCGGGACGCGCGCCGCCATGTTCGCTCCGGTGCGTGATCTCGGGCTGGTCGCCCTGTGGGACGACGGCGACGACAGTCACAGCGAGCCGCACGCGCCGCAGCCGCATGCCCGGGAGGTGCTGCTGCTGCGCGCCGCGCAGGACAAGTGCGCCTTCCTGCTGGGGGGCTGGAGCTGCACGGTGGAGGCCGCGCAGCTGGTGGAGAGCGGATGGGCCCGCCCGCTGGTCGCCGGTCGCGAGCAGGTGCGGGCCGCCGCCCCGCTCGTGCGCACCGTCGGCGACCAGGACCTGGCGCGGGACGAGGCGGCGCGGGCGGCCCGGCTGCCCACCCTGGCCTGGCAGGCGGTCAGGGAGGGGCTGCGGCACGGGCCGGTGCTGGTGCAGGTGCCCCGGCGGGGGTACGTGCCGCGGACGGCCTGCGCCCGCTGCCGGGAGCCCGCCCGGTGCCGGCACTGTGCCGGCCCGCTGGAGGCGCCGGACACCGGGGCGCTGCGGTGCGGCTGGTGCGGGCGCGGAGAGGACTCCTGGCACTGCCCCGAGTGCGGGTCGTTCCGGCTGCGCGCGCAGGTCGTGGGAGCGCGGCGGACGGCGGAGGAGCTGGGCCGGGCGTTCCCGGCGGTGCCGGTGCGGACGTCGGGGCGCGAACACGTGCTGGACACGGTGCCGGGGACCCCCGCGCTCGTGGTGAGCACCCCGGGCGCCGAGCCGGTCGCCGAGGGCGGCTACGCCGCCGCGCTGCTGCTCGACGGCTGGGCCATGCTGGGGCGGCCCGATCTGCGGGCCGGCGAGGACGCGCTGCGCCGCTGGATCGCGGCCGGCGCGCTGGTGCGTCCCCAGGGGGCCGGCGGGACGGTCGTGGTGGTCGCCGAGCCGACGCTGCGGCCCGTGCAGGCGCTGGTGCGGTGGGACCCGGTGGGACACGCGGTGCGGGAGCTTGCCGAGCGGGCGGAGCTGGGGTTCCCGCCGGTGTCCCGGATGGCGGCGGTGTCGGGGACGGCGGAGGCGGTCGCGGAGTTCCTCGGGATGGTGGAGCTGCCGCGGGAGGCCGAGGTGCTGGGGCCGGTGCCGGTGCCCGTCGCCGCTCCCGGGCGGCCCAGGCGGCCGGGAGCGCCTCCGCCGGGGGAGCAGTGGGAGCGGGCCCTGATCCGGGTGCCGCCGGGCCGTGGTGCGGCGCTGGCGGCCGCGCTCAAGGCCACCCAGGCGGCCCGGATGGCACGGGGGAGCGCGGCGCCGGTCCGGGTGCGGATCGATCCGCCGGACATCGGCTGA
- the metK gene encoding methionine adenosyltransferase, whose product MSRRLFTSESVTEGHPDKIADQISDTILDALLREDPESRVAVETLITTGLVHVAGEVTTKAYAPIPQLVRDKILEIGYDSSKKGFDGASCGVSVSIGSQSPDIAQGVDAAYEARVEGDEDELDRQGAGDQGLMFGYATDETPTLMPLPVFLAHRLSKRLSDVRKNGTIPYLRPDGKTQVTIEYDGDKAVRLDTVVVSSQHASDIDLDSLLAPDIREFVVEPELKALLDEGIKLETEGYRLLVNPTGRFEIGGPMGDAGLTGRKIIIDTYGGMARHGGGAFSGKDPSKVDRSAAYAMRWVAKNVVAAGLAARCEVQVAYAIGKAEPVGLFVETFGTATIDAEKIEKAIEEVFDLRPAAIIRDLDLLRPIYAQTAAYGHFGRELPDFTWERTDRVDALREAAGL is encoded by the coding sequence GTGTCCCGTCGCCTGTTCACTTCGGAGTCCGTGACCGAGGGTCACCCCGACAAGATCGCTGACCAGATCAGCGACACCATTCTCGACGCGCTGCTGCGCGAGGACCCGGAGTCCCGGGTCGCGGTCGAGACCCTGATCACGACCGGTCTGGTGCACGTGGCCGGTGAGGTCACGACCAAGGCGTACGCGCCGATCCCGCAGCTGGTCCGGGACAAGATCCTGGAGATCGGCTACGACTCCTCGAAGAAGGGCTTCGACGGCGCCTCCTGCGGTGTGTCGGTGTCCATCGGCTCGCAGTCCCCGGACATCGCGCAGGGCGTCGACGCGGCCTACGAGGCCCGCGTCGAGGGCGACGAGGACGAGCTGGACCGGCAGGGTGCCGGTGACCAGGGCCTGATGTTCGGCTACGCGACGGACGAGACGCCCACGCTGATGCCGCTGCCGGTCTTCCTGGCGCACCGGCTGTCCAAGCGGCTGTCGGACGTGCGCAAGAACGGCACGATCCCCTACCTGCGTCCGGACGGCAAGACGCAGGTCACCATCGAGTACGACGGTGACAAGGCGGTCCGTCTGGACACGGTCGTGGTCTCCTCGCAGCACGCGTCGGACATCGACCTGGACTCGCTGCTCGCCCCGGACATCCGCGAATTCGTCGTCGAGCCGGAGCTGAAGGCGCTGCTCGACGAGGGCATCAAGCTGGAGACCGAGGGCTACCGCCTGCTGGTCAACCCGACGGGCCGTTTCGAGATCGGCGGGCCGATGGGTGACGCCGGCCTGACCGGCCGCAAGATCATCATCGACACCTACGGCGGTATGGCCCGTCACGGTGGCGGCGCGTTCTCCGGCAAGGACCCGTCCAAGGTCGACCGCTCGGCGGCGTACGCGATGCGCTGGGTCGCCAAGAACGTGGTCGCGGCGGGTCTGGCCGCCCGCTGCGAGGTGCAGGTGGCGTACGCCATCGGCAAGGCCGAGCCGGTCGGCCTGTTCGTGGAGACCTTCGGCACCGCGACGATCGACGCGGAGAAGATCGAGAAGGCGATCGAGGAGGTCTTCGACCTGCGTCCGGCCGCCATCATCCGCGACCTCGACCTGCTGCGCCCGATCTACGCCCAGACCGCGGCCTACGGCCACTTCGGCCGTGAGCTGCCCGACTTCACCTGGGAGCGCACCGACCGCGTCGACGCCCTCCGCGAGGCAGCGGGACTGTAG